The Bos indicus x Bos taurus breed Angus x Brahman F1 hybrid chromosome 3, Bos_hybrid_MaternalHap_v2.0, whole genome shotgun sequence genome segment TTTGAAGAAAAGGCCAAGGGGGAAAGGCTTATGGAAGAAAAGTTGAGGTCTGATTTTGAAAGATAAAAGGGAATTGAAGGTGTTTTGTGATTCTGAACCATATTTATCCCATATCAGGGTGGACATTTCTGACATCCTCTCCCACTCTCAAACAAAGAGGTATCCATGCTACCATAAACAAATGTTAATACCTCCCGAAAGCTGAGCTTTCCCAAACTTGCTCAAAACTCAAAACTGTGGACCTGGATCTCTACAAAAGCCACTGGATAGTTCATATGCCACAGGCCCTGTTCTAGTGCTTCCCACATGTTGTTTAATTAAAGCCTGCAACTGTAGGAGGTAGCTAccattatcatctccattttacaggtggaaaATTGAGTCTCAGAGAACTTAAGTAATTCAAACAAGCAAGCACACACAAGAAGAGTTGGAACCAACATTCCAACCCAGGCAGTTTGCTTTGTAACATAGACTTTTAACCACTATACTACTGTGCCTTTAAAAATGGGAGTTTGAGAGATCACGGTTCTGGTAATTACACCATTCTAGGCAGGGAGAAGACACTGCATCCTCCATAGGAATATTATGGTGTCTTTCTTACCCTGCCATCTTCAACCCAACCAGTGCCAATTCCAAATCAGCAGGACTCCTTACCTGTCCCTCATCCCACCTTTACATAAATTTTTGACTTGACCAGAGGCCTTTGCTTCCAGGACTGTCACAAGTACCCTGTCCCTGAAACCTTTCCTACTCAGGGCCTTCCTGTGTCATCTTGTATTCATGTAGGAGTCCCCATCGGTAATGTGAGCTTGGAGATACAACCTCCAGGTGGACACCTGATAGAGGGAGAGAAGCTGGTTCTTGTGTGTTTGGTCACTGAGGGCACAGGAGATATCACCTTCTTCTGGTTCAGAGGAGCCCGGGGTTTAAGTCtgaaaatgaagacccagcattcACTGATGGCAACGTTTGAGATCCCTGCAGTGAGAGAGAATGACTCTGACCAGTATTACTGTGCAGCTGACAATGGCTATGGGCCCAGCTTCAGTGAGCTGGTGAGCATCACTGTCAGAAGTAAGTTCCACTGCCCTTCAGCTCAGCCAGTGTGTTCCTCTGGGGCACCCTGAGAAAGTTCACTGGGGTTGAGCCTCTGTGGGCAGGGCTTGGGAGTGTGGCATCATCAGAGACCTCCTGTGACAGTCTACTATCTCTCAGTTCCAGTGTCTCGCCCTGTCCTCACCCTCAGGGCTCCTGCAGCCCAGCTGGTGGTGGGGCACATAGTGGAACTTCACTGTGAAGCCCAGAGAGGCTCTCCCCCGATCCTGTACCAGTTTTATCATGAAGATGGTGCCCTGGGGAACAGCTCAGCTCCCTTTGGAGGAGGAGTGTCCTTCAACCTCTCTCTGACTGCAGAAGATTCTGGAAACTACTACTGCGAGGCCAACAATGGCCAGGTGGCCCAGCGCAGTGAGGTGGTACCACTCAACATCACAGGTATAGCTTGAGTTGTGGAGCTGTCTTGGTCAGTGTTTCTTCTCAGCATCCTGGGAGAGTTTTGCTGACCCCACAATGTCTCCGGTGGGTATGCTACCAAAGATGAGGCTTTGCAGGTAGTCCTGTCCTGGGAGATGTATGCAAGGGACCATGAGGACATCAAGGCTGgttcctctcttctcctctcatcAGTGTGACAAGTTGCATGTCCCTGGGTGTATAAATAAATCCCACCTGCCCCAGGAAGAGCAGGAATGGCCTCAATCCATGCTCAAAATATCTTCACCCCAAACCCAAGCCCTTCTCCTTGGCAGCTCATGTACAGGTCTCTTCCTTCAGTGCCTATGGAAGACAGAAATGAAGTTCTTACTTCAGGAGTCATTGAGTTGGTGCTTGGCATCCTTGCTCCCACCACTTTGGCCCTATTATTTTGCTGCTGGCTCAAGAGAAAAATAGGTTAGTATTTATAGAGATTGGTATTTTGTtactgtgatctttgttttcactGAAGTAAGGCTAGATTTGTGACATCTATACTATTAAGGATGAATATATTCCATTAGCTACCTTGCCTACTTATCTGCTCACAGGCTCTCCCCTCAACTTTCCAGCACATGGGTCAGTATCTATTAAAGTAGTGAAAGTTTTTAGTAAAACACTTCAACCCCACATGTTATCAGTTGAGGTTAAGCTGATACCTTGAACTTCAGTGGTTTAATGTTTATACACAAATGtaactatttaaaataactaatCAGCCACTGGAAGAGAAATACAATGAACAGTTCCAGTTACACTGACTATCTCCCAGTTAAAGTCAATGCACTAATTCTTATTTGCCTTAGAATACTGTCACAcatgtttttttctccctgaCATGCTCAACCACGCATTCACACAGTCTGTTCATTGCTGTCTTTGTCACTTTTCagtttaaatgtcattttctccAAGAGGCTTCACCTGGCCACACAGCCTACAATTCTGTTTtaggtggctcagtcagtaaagaatctgcctgcaatgcaggagacctggattcgatctctgggttgggaagatcttctggaggagggcatggcaacccactctgatattctagCCTggcgaatccccatggacagaagagcctgaaaggctgcagtccatgaggtcatggtTGTACACAATTGAGTTACTAAGCAAATCATAGCACACGTTCTTGATCAGAGTACCAATAGCTTCACACTTCATTTCAACTgataattacatatttatttgcatGTTTAATCTCAGGTTTCATGTTCTTCATAGAGCAAGTTGGAGATGGGGCAAGAGAAGATGTGAGATTCTCACTTAAATTCCAAGATTTTCAGGCATATTTGGAGACCTCACCCCAACTATAATGTGTCTATGGTAGTGCAGTTTGTTATGATAGGATTAGGTTGAagagtgagtgttagttgctcagttgtatccaactctttgcaacctcatggactgtagcccaccagactcctctgttcatggaattctccaggcaagaatactggagtgggtagtcattcccttcttcaggagatcttcccaacacagggattgaacttgggtctcttgcattgcaggcagattctttactgtctgagccaccaggggagcactTTCAGGATTAGATTGTATGGTTGTAAAGCCAAAACCAAAAAATGTTATAGGTGTGGTACAGAGGCTTAGACTCAAGTCCAAAGTTGATATTAACTGCCTTTGGGCAACTCATTTGACTATTCTGGACCTAAAGCGCTTCAACTGCAGTATGAAGGATCTGCCCAAATAATTGCCAGGATGTACTCTGGGCACAAAAGAGCACCTTGCAATGGGCATGCTAGAATAAGACAAGTCCTTGCACAAGGACTGTATGAAAACACTGAGAGAGTTCCTCCACTGACATGTATGTTCATTTGTTTGACTTGTAGGAAGACGACCAGCCAAGGATGCAGTCAGGTGAGACCTCTGTTTGCTCTCTGTGCACTGATTATATATAGATAAAGCTATTAAAGATTTTTTGGAATTGTTCTCTCTTGTGAGCTTTTCTCCATGTTTTATCATACCTAAAACTGCTACTCCAGAGTTCTTCCACTGGTAATTTCATTTGCTATTCCTCTTCTTTTATATATTAGCTAATTAATGTAAATCCTGTCATCATTTGtcctaatttatctctttcaCTAAATCTGCAGAATAAGAAAGCTCTACTATATTGACCAGTTTCATACATTTATTCGATCAATTAACCAATATCTGAGAGTATGTAAATCATTTTGTTGAGTTCTAGAAATCATGAACACATGTAAAGATTTTGAGAGCTTTGAAATATCTCAGAGTAGTTTAGATATACACACATTTCCAGAATACAGGCCAGAGAACAATCAACATACTGAAAAACTTTTGATGATGTTTCTTAGAAGATTAAAGgaggaagatatttttaaaattttatttttgattttattttattgaagtatagttgatttgtgttactttcaggtgtatagcacaatTATTCagctattttaatatattctttttcagattctttccccttatacGCTATTACAAAACACtgagtatatttccctgtgctatacagtaggcccttgttgattTAGAGggggaaaagatttttaaaatactttcattgggaaatatcagtatttatttgatacatttttataGCATGTTATTATTTCTGCCAGTAAAAGCCAGATTTTTTTCCACAACAAAATAGCTGAAATTACTAATTTCATCTATTTGTAATTCTAATTACAAGTCAGATTTActgaaaattttcagttatacatgcatatGCAAGACCATTATCTTTTCCTTCCTCAAGCTGCTTGTTCTATGTAGCAACTGGTTCCATCTGGAGTAAACAActattctttcattcaatatttactgagaacCTATTATGCAAATAGCACTATCCTGGGTGTGGGCGATACCACAGAGAGCTGTCAGATAAGAACCTTACACTCCTGGAATATGTACTCTAGGGATGCTCTGCAATGCCCTGCTCACTGCAAGCATAGAGCTGTGGCTTGTACCAGACAGCTGTGCTGATTGCTGATTTCCACATAAATTAGCATTCTCTCAggacatttcctccttcaggcttCTCTCCTACACTGTTTTACTCATGGTCCCAGATAGTTATGTCTGGAACATCTGGGATTCTATCCAATAGATAACGTATGTTTCTGTGTTTTCAGGAGCATTCCCAGCCCTGTACCCCAAGAATCCACCTACTTCAACTCACAAGCCCCAGAGCAACTACACTTTGACTATGAAAATGGTGAGGCTTCCCAAATGACCTGGGCCAAAGTAGGCAGAGGGGGCTGGTGATGTCTCTGAACCGAACCTGACTCTGCTGTGTCCCTGCCACCTCTACAAATCAGTGACTCCTCTGTCCTCATGGCTGTGATAGGTGGTAGGTACAGAGTGAATTAAATGTCAAGAAGAAGGGACTGTGTCATATAATGaggcttccttctttctctttcagtgaATATTGTAAGTGGGGATGAGGTTTATTCTTTGGTGTACTGTGTGCAACAGGAACAGCCATCAGCAGCAGGTGAGACATGAGAGAGTGAATTTGTCTCTGATTTTGCCTTTCCTGGAGCCAGGAGGATAATCGGTGACTGTGTATGGCAACATAGCAGCTGGCACTGCTGCTTCTATCCTTGGAGTTGAATATGAGTATTGCTATGCCTATTTGAAGATTGGCCTGTGGACTGGAAGCTGCCTTGAGTAGGTCCTAGTAATGATGCTAACTTGTGTATCTCACCCCCTGTCTGTTGGCAGCGTTGGAAATGGTACCAACTCTGTATTCTCTATAGCACCCCAAAGTGGTTGCCTAGTTGTGGCTGTAGTCCCACCCTGTGCTTGATGCACACAGAAATACTGAGAGGTATTGATgccaggggagcttccctggtgctcggtggtaaagaatccacctgccaatgcaggagctgcaggttcaatccctgggtcaggaagatcccctggaacagaaaatgacaatccactccagtgttcttgcctgggaaatcccatgcacagaggaggctggtgggctacagtccatggggttgcaaaagaatcagacacaacttagcaatcaaacagcaacagcaaatgcTAGGAGGGACCATCTGGCCCTCACACTCACATGTGCCAATTTTCCTAGCCATATTTGTGATGGCAGAAAAGTAAGACAGAAAATATTAATGGATGCAAGTTACAGGATATAGGAGAGGAAGAAGTCTTCATTAACATTAATTTAAGGAAGGACTCTAAAGGGAATCTCACATATATTTGTCTTCACAGAAGAACCCCTGGGGACACATCCTGGGGATAAGGTGAGTTAGAAtccttgttctttcttccttgctCTTTCACTCCTTCTTCTGGGGACTGGGTCtcaaacttctaaaactatggccacttggaaaaaacaaaagatctCATCATCTATCTCCTATTTTATCTCCCCACATAATGGGGATAAAAACATCCAATTATAACAGTAAAGCATCTTTTTACAAGATAATTC includes the following:
- the LOC113884632 gene encoding Fc receptor-like protein 1 isoform X1, which gives rise to MFLRLLLLICAPLCESTELFLIVSPSRPIEGNTMTLTCKTQPPPQKLDAKLQFLFYKDGRALGPALDSLPEFRIPVVRKEDSGSYWCQAKITSIKAKLSRRVQIEVHRVPIGNVSLEIQPPGGHLIEGEKLVLVCLVTEGTGDITFFWFRGARGLSLKMKTQHSLMATFEIPAVRENDSDQYYCAADNGYGPSFSELVSITVRIPVSRPVLTLRAPAAQLVVGHIVELHCEAQRGSPPILYQFYHEDGALGNSSAPFGGGVSFNLSLTAEDSGNYYCEANNGQVAQRSEVVPLNITVPMEDRNEVLTSGVIELVLGILAPTTLALLFCCWLKRKIGRRPAKDAVRSIPSPVPQESTYFNSQAPEQLHFDYENVNIVSGDEVYSLVYCVQQEQPSAAEEPLGTHPGDKDSSAIYSRLKKADLTDMDYDDVM
- the LOC113884632 gene encoding Fc receptor-like protein 1 isoform X2, producing the protein MFLRLLLLICELFLIVSPSRPIEGNTMTLTCKTQPPPQKLDAKLQFLFYKDGRALGPALDSLPEFRIPVVRKEDSGSYWCQAKITSIKAKLSRRVQIEVHRVPIGNVSLEIQPPGGHLIEGEKLVLVCLVTEGTGDITFFWFRGARGLSLKMKTQHSLMATFEIPAVRENDSDQYYCAADNGYGPSFSELVSITVRIPVSRPVLTLRAPAAQLVVGHIVELHCEAQRGSPPILYQFYHEDGALGNSSAPFGGGVSFNLSLTAEDSGNYYCEANNGQVAQRSEVVPLNITVPMEDRNEVLTSGVIELVLGILAPTTLALLFCCWLKRKIGRRPAKDAVRSIPSPVPQESTYFNSQAPEQLHFDYENVNIVSGDEVYSLVYCVQQEQPSAAEEPLGTHPGDKDSSAIYSRLKKADLTDMDYDDVM